DNA from Strigops habroptila isolate Jane chromosome 2, bStrHab1.2.pri, whole genome shotgun sequence:
CCTAAAGCTTTCCACTTTAAGTTCTTGTGTTCTGATCACTAGTGTTTGAATGCCTGAAGTACCAGAATATGTATCTGCTAAGTTGCTCCAATATCCCAGCCAGGCTCAAGTGTCAGTGTAAAACCTGTATAAAAATGTAAGTTGGTTTCTCTTAGTTGAATGCATATGTACCAACTTGGATACTTGTTGCATCTCCCTGTTGGCCTAAGTGATTCCAACTTCACAGTGTTATACTTAGGACTGAATATTACACACAAGAacattttgctggtttttttgtggAACACATCTTTCGCCCTGTAAATTTGATGTACATAGGGTTTATTTCCTAACAGGAGGACAGGACATGGATCTGTGggagcgggtccagaggagggccacaaagatgatcagagggctggagcatctgtcctatgaagacaggctgaaagagctggggttgttcagtctggagaagagaaggctctggggacaccttagagcagcttctagtacctagcagggctgcaggaaagctggagagggacttcttgTGAGAGCAagtagagataggacaaggggaatggctttaacctgccagaggggagactgagatgagatctcgggcagaagttcttccctgtgagggtgctgaggcactggcacagggtgcccagagaagctgtggctgccccatgccttggcagtgttcaaggccaggttggacggggcttggagcaacctgctctagtggaaggtgtccctgcccatggcaggggtttggactggatgagctttaaggtcccttccaacacaaaccagtctatgattctatgactgctTGTGTTTTCCCCTGTGTATTGCCCCACTTTCCCTGCGCAAGTCTGGAAAGcattaaacatttttgtttcctctctcttccagGAGATGCAGAATGCATTGGAGAGATTCTCTAAGATGCCAGGTCATCGGGATGTGGATTCCTGCATTGTAGCTTTACTTTCCCACGGTGTGGAAGGTGGGGTTTATGGCAGTGATGGCAAACTACTGCAGGTATATTGCTGGCTCCTGCTATGTTGTTGCAGGTTATCTCTTGGAAAGTAACagtggaaagaggaaaaaatgttattgggattttttttaaaaaaaagaaaaaaacaaaccaaaactgaaatgatGGGAGACTGAGGATTcccttttaaaaagggaaaaaataagggCTTGTAGGAGGAAGAGTACAAGAGGCTGTCTGTGAGAGGTCTGTAAGATAAAGAGTGGCGTAGAAGGGAAGTTATTCCATTCTCTCTTCTTGTACAAGTACTACATAGAGTGCATGAACTCAGACTAGTAGAGCTTGGGGGGAGGATGGAAAAGTTGTCACATGGTGAGTTTGgagataaaggagaaaatatcaAGAGGTAATAACAAATACATGGAAGCAAAATGAGACTGGGTTTGGCTCACAAGAGGCCACGGTGAGGAATATttatcatctttcttctttcagttgcAGGAGGCCTTCCGGCTTTTTGATAATGCAAACTGTCCAAATCTCCAGAATAAGcccaaaatgttctttattcaGGCCTGCCGGGGAGGTGAGTGCCTAAATACTAAAAGCCATGTATTTGGCATGCCATTAAGGCTCATTTTACACACGTACACACCCTCACATTCAACTTGCTGTCAACTTTCCTCTTTGCTTCTCTCAGGTGTAAGTGGGACCCATATTcacctccctctgccctgctgctgccactgcatCTGTTGCTCTGTAAGTGTCTTTTGCTCTGCATGAGGTGTGTGCATTGACTTGCAGACCCCAGAGCACTTTAGTGATACAAAGCTCTACTATATACCAACTAATATATTGAGGCTTTCTCTTGCTATGCCTGCAGTAGGGGGAGTGGGGCATATGGTACATCAAATTGCAGCACAGCATGGAGTGGTACACTAGCACTGGAGTCTTGTCTGAGGTCCTGTCTGTCTCTTGATCCTGGATATGTTGTGTCTCTTGTGTTGTCATCTATTGAGCTATCAAAGCTGGCTCCAaaggtgtgggttttttcttttcctttatcctATCCTGTTTTCAACCTCCAAATGACCTTGCTTTAGACCCTTTTCCACATACTATTGTAGAATTCTTACCTACTATTGTGCATGCTGTTTCTTGATTCTCATAGACTTACTCTTTTTCCACTCTTTCTGTTcgcattttctttaattctgcggtttgttttccctccttttgtAACTAAACACATGTCTGTAACTAACTACTTTTCAGATTTGCTAATGACTGAATTTTTCCTTAAAGTGTTTGGACTTTTTGAGCTCACTCTGAAACTGCAGATACTCTGAAGAGGAGTTCTGTCTTAGAAAGCTTTGGTTTTTACCTTGTGAGAGAGAAGTTTTTTCTagtgtgtgtgctttttttccttcttttcccttgttccttggaattgtctcccttctttttcacttttagcAGAGCTGCTTTATAGTTTGTCCTCTTGCCGGGTGGATGTTTCTTTTGCCTGTTATTTACTCGCATTTAATCCCAGTGCAGAGAAAAACCTAAAGTCTacatgaagtatttttacaaTCAAAAATAATCAATTCAGCTAAGCATTTGGAAATATTATAACATGCACATTTACAGTATGAATTGAATGTGATTGCTTTCCTTATGCTATTGAACTTTTAGATACTTCTGAATATGCAGACTCGTAACATTGTGGAAATAGGTGTAGTGAGCCAGAATTTGCAGCTGACCTAATTAGTTGATCAGGTTTATTTGACTGTAATCTTACAATAATGGGTCTGTCAACGTCAGCAAATCAGACTTAGCCTTCCTATACCTAAAAAGGTTTCAGTTGGAGTGGTAAGCTCTCTATGAAAAATGCTGTAGAACTGGGATACTGCAGTAGGCAAAGGATTGAGACTTGAgcaactgaaagggaaaaatctttcttcaatTAGAAAAAATGCAGCGGGAATGCCTGTTTTAAACCTGTCTTAAACCTTAATTAATAGTTGTAGGGGAAAGCTAGTTACAAAGTAATTGAGCTGTCAACAGATATGTGTATCTTTTCATGTTAGCTTTCAAAGGTTAGACTAGCCAATAGagttttttttcagtagcagaATTCAGATAAATAGTGTGGGCAACTTTAGATTAGTACTCTATGCCATGCAAGTTAGCTGGAACCAgttgaaacaaaatgcaaaatgcatagtttattctttttcccctaaGTTTGTGTAATAGGCCTTACCTATCTTCTATTAATGACACATTAAAAACTGTAGATGAAGAAGACTTGGTACAGCTTACTTAATTTCCGAAGGGCCTTTGTCAGAAGTCTCCTGAAGAATTGAATAGTCCACCTACAGTCATGGATCAAAcccagcagcaacagaaaggaaTGGGAAAAGACAAATAGTCACATTTCACTATGACATAAAATGAGACTGAAGCTGCTTAACATCTGCGTTTAATATAGTAGTTGATCCAGAAAAGTGAGAACTGTGGTAAATAATGACAAATAAGGAGTTAGCCTTTATTTAGATCAATTGGGAAAACAGCTATCTGGGACCTTCAGTAAATTTAAACAGGCTGGTTCAATCTGGGTGGCAATTATCATTGATATGTACTAGAGGTTGAGTATGCAGAGGAATATCTAACCCAGTGCTTTACGCTTTTTAATTATGTTGGTAAGTTGACTGGAATGGTATTTGAAGACAAATGCATGAGGAAGACATCTGGTTCTGAAGCTTTAATCAAAAAGGTTTTGAATATATATTACAGGATGATGACAGTGTGAATAATACAGCTTGGTTGTAAAATTGAGTCTTATTTCAAATGACATACACTGTGAACAGTATATAGAATTTTTAGGAAGAACTAAAAGCATTTGGAGACGTgtgataaaatacattaaaaaaagcgtagttcaaaatggaaaaatttgCATTGCTACCTTAAAGAGATGAAGGAACTTGATGGAAGCAATCATGAAATTTTGAGCTGTGGAGCCTTAGTTATCTGCATGTCTCACAATCCCAATGTGGCGTGTTTGGCccctcccactgctgctttcattttagaggaaaacaagaacatTGCTGACTTACCAACTGACCGTTTCCTATGCATAATTACAGGATGCCACCAATGTCAGTGCCCGTAAAAGGGTTAGGAATCTAAATGTATTTCTTAGGCACGATCTGGCAACAAAAACCTAGAGCCATCGTAACAGGAAGTGGATGCTTATGCCTCCTAACACTAGAATCTGACCCATGTTGTTAGGAAGTAGAATAGTAGATAGTCATCTTACAACAAAAGATCAAAAGGgcaaaattatataaaaaatcctgtaaaatgtagttttatttttcatacaaaatagTTGGACTATTAATGttactactactgctactactaaGCAGTTAGTCTAGGTTACAATGGAAACTGCATCATGTAAACAAGCAATTGAGAATATCTACACTTGTCATAATACATACTAATGAATTCTGGAAAGGATATTAAATGTTCTCCAGGTATTAAACTAATCTCCATGTCCTGGAGTTCTCTCTCCAGTTTGGggtgaaattattttacatttaactATTGCACAATTTATGCTTTTGATTGAAGCATAAATTATATATTGAAATCCTTGATTATAATCAGGATTTAGAACTAGGTGAGATATTTGGTCCATGTTTCCTTGATGTCTTGAAGGTAGACCTTAGCAAGTAAAATCATAGCTTCTGCTTGAGTTCTCTAATAAGTAGGTAATTAGCATTGCAAACTAGACTAGACGTTTTTGGACATTTCTAAGGTAGGTGAAAGTGGAAAATAGAAACTTCTAGGTCTAGGCATCAAATCCTTCCATGCATGGTGTAGAACTACCAGAAACTTTGCTTTCCAGTTATCCCATGATCTGCataggaaaggagagaggaaaaaaagtaatcagtATGTGGACTAATAGTCACATTAGGTTCAGCAGCTGATGGTATCTACATTACATTAGTTTGTGCGGAAGAACTTTCAGATTAATTGTAAGAACAGCTGAAAGCACTTAAAGTTCACGTAAAAGCTTTCTGCTTGGCAGCAGTTGTGGCATTGCCGACCAGAGCCCCAAACAAAGGAAGTACAAGAAAACTACTTCCAGTAAATACggataatttcttctttttcttttttccttttttttttttttcccttctgtcccACTCCCTCCTTGTTTATTTGCCCCCTCAGATGAGACAGACCGGGGAGTGGATCAGCGAGATGGGAAAGAATGGTCAGATTCCCCAGGCTGTGAGGAAAGCGAtgcaaacaaggaagaaaatctcAAGCTGCGTCTGCCTACGTGCTCTGATATGATCTGTGGATATGCTTGTCTGAAAGGTACTAGAGAGAGACCCTAATTCTTAAGGCAGAAGGAGGTTTTATGTGTCTGCGTTCCCCAGAAACTTCATCATACACAGTTTCTTCTTAGGCACTGCAGCCATGCGAAACACCAAGCGTGGATCCTGGTATGTTGAGGCTCTCAcctctgtgtttgcagaggaCTCTCGAGACACTCATGTGGCTGACATGTTGGTGAAGGTGAGCAGGAGTGTCTTTCCTCTCCCACACTTACCTTGTATCTGAGGAGCCCTCCGGTGCTTCAAATTGGTAGGATTAATCTACTATTAAAGCAATTGTTCTTGCCTTCTTTGTAgcaaaattattactttttccGCTGTTTATTTATATGCAGTTCCACAGCAGTTTAACCCaagtaaaaatgctgtttctttgaCTCCGTCCATTTCTTGTGCAGTCACATGGTGAATTTAAGAATTAATCTGCCaagaattacttttcttctatagaaatagcttttctttcaagtagATTTATTCATTGAACTGGCTCACCACATAGCTGCACAATCAGTTGCACtcactcacagtaaagagtAAGAAAGTAGGTGAAGAGAGTGAAGACAGCAGTATGAGGAACTTAAGCTGCTGTGGAACTGCACCCTAGTCCGTTATCCTTCTTATAATTTAGAAAGACAATGCATAAGGGACTACTTAGTAAGTTAAACAGAATAATCTACGAGTACAGAaaacaatgacatttttcttacttGTCTTAATCCTTCTGGTATTTTGTTCTCACATCTAGGTGAATAGGCACATCAAGCAACGAGAAGGTTATGCCCCAGGCACAGAATTTCACCGCTGCAAAGAAATGTCAGAATATTGCAGCACGCTCTGTCGGGACCTTTACCTGTTCCCTGGTTATCTGCCAGGAAAATAACCCTGCCAGCTAATGTGC
Protein-coding regions in this window:
- the CASP2 gene encoding caspase-2 isoform X4, with amino-acid sequence MQRCHQEALKKNRVMLAKQLLLKELMEHMIEKDIFTTEMVEMIQAKSGSFSQNVEFLNLLPKRGPNAFSAFCEALRETKQQHLEAVILKTTSNLSQGIARLEHCYGSNLPFPVSESCNSKRPRWIEPMEHSLDNRDGPPIPQVKSCTPKFYHDHRHLEMQNALERFSKMPGHRDVDSCIVALLSHGVEGGVYGSDGKLLQLQEAFRLFDNANCPNLQNKPKMFFIQACRGDETDRGVDQRDGKEWSDSPGCEESDANKEENLKLRLPTCSDMICGYACLKGTAAMRNTKRGSWYVEALTSVFAEDSRDTHVADMLVKVNRHIKQREGYAPGTEFHRCKEMSEYCSTLCRDLYLFPGYLPGK
- the CASP2 gene encoding caspase-2 isoform X3 → MQRCHQEALKKNRVMLAKQLLLKELMEHMIEKDIFTTEMVEMIQLEHCYGSNLPFPVSESCNSKRPRWIEPMEHSLDNRDGPPIPQVKSCTPKFYHDHRHLAYKLISEPRGLALILSNVHFSSEKDLEYRAGGDVDCTSLEMLFKHLGYQVTVFHDQTAQEMQNALERFSKMPGHRDVDSCIVALLSHGVEGGVYGSDGKLLQLQEAFRLFDNANCPNLQNKPKMFFIQACRGDETDRGVDQRDGKEWSDSPGCEESDANKEENLKLRLPTCSDMICGYACLKGTAAMRNTKRGSWYVEALTSVFAEDSRDTHVADMLVKVNRHIKQREGYAPGTEFHRCKEMSEYCSTLCRDLYLFPGYLPGK